In Aedes albopictus strain Foshan chromosome 3, AalbF5, whole genome shotgun sequence, the genomic window ATTACGCACGTCCATAAGATCGTCTTCTCCCCTCCGCCTTTGACTTGTGGGTCAGCAACTGCTTGCAAGCGATCTAGTCTTGGTAAGAAGGACTTATCGCCGGCTGACAAAATTATCCGTTTGGATAATGCTGCAGACACCGgagaaaacgaaatgaaaattgaAAGAACCTCACAACATCGTCTCGTCAGTGTGGAGTACCTGGATGAATATGAAGAAATGGTTAGGATGAGCGAAACCAGCCCTGCTGCTGAAGGCTCGGCTGAAGGTGAAGCAGAAATTGAAGCGGATGTTCCCCACGATGAAGCCACGGCGATGCCATCAGAAGAAGATCCGTTAAACTTCTAGGGTGCTACGGTTCGGCCAGCCATAGCACTAGTGGAGCAGTGGCCACAACATCAAAAACAGGAGCAGTGGAAATACTGACAAACGTTCACAATCGCAGCTTGCAAACAAGCAAACACGGATTGCGGTATTCGGACTTGGAGAGAGACTTTTTCACCTATCGGTGAGATATACAACTTTTTTCCTCGATACCTCCCAAAACGACAATCCATGAACCATGCTTTGCTGTATCATTTTGAATGAACCATTGAAATTTGATTATGATTTTAAAACGACCGTACATTGAGAAAAAAAGTTTCCGTTCGTCTGGAATTAGCGCGATACCCTGGTTGTGTCCCGTTAGCGTTGTGGATAAGGATTTCGATCGTCAACCCGATATGGGAACGTAGAGTCACACAGATGAAGAAGATGGCAACTAAATAACAATTATCAGTCCAACAAAATCAAGGGAATAATCTCCGTTCAGATCGAAATTCAAAACCAGCAAGCAATTAGAATTAAaaatctatttgtctgtgaaatTGAAATACTTCTCAACTGTGTACTTGAacaattttgcaagaaattataGGAGATAGATCGGTTGAAAATCAGAGTATTCAAAAGTACAAAAGTATCAGGAGCATTTCTCATTGACTGGATAACGTACGTATTGCTGAGCGTAGGACATGTATCTATTTCAGTTCCCGATTCAAACTCTCCATAGGCCTCTATGTCGTTCTTTACAAATCCTTCGTTATCGTCAAGCGACTCATCATCCGTTTTAACGATTTCGCTCAGCTTTGATCATAACTTTTCGCGCTATACATTAATGTTTATCCACGACGATTTGTCCCGTTCCATTCTTTTAAAAAGAAGGTTAAAAAGCAATGTCTGAATTAACTATTTGCATATATACCTATTGTGACATTGTTTAAACATGATAATAATCTATCATTTAATGACATTCATCAACAGGCTAATCCAAGGCGGCAAGGAATTGTACGATTTTGACCGAGCAAACGCACCGGCTCCACACCCGCGCACAGTTCAAAGGTATCTGCAACAGAACTCCGAACTGGTTCGTGAGGGGCAGCTATTGGTGGGGGAGCTGAAAAACTTCCTTCAAAGAAATGGATATCCAATGGCGGTGTGTTGGAGCGAAGACGCCACCCGCATTAGTGGTGGGGTGGAGTACAACTCTATTCTGGATCAACTCACTGGACTGGTTGCACCGATGGATGACAATGGAATGCCGAAAATGGATCTGTTCAACTGCTCATCCCCTCTGAAAATCGTGAATGATTTGAAACAGTACCCAATCGCGCGCTACGTGCAGCTATGCATGGTCCAACCTTTGGCCCGGCATGCTTCTCCGTTCTGCGTGAATTTTTACTGTACAAATAACAAGTTCACAACACAAGATGTATTAAAGCGATGGCAGTTTGTGGAACAGGAGTTTACTAAAGAGGGCATACAAATAGTTGCAAAGTCCACAGATGGAGACAGCCGGTTTATTGGTGGGATGATGGAGCAAATGAAACTTCCCCCAGAAACCGATTCAGAAAGCAGACCAGATAATGCGTATGGTGATTGGTACATTGCGACCGTCAAAGACAGTAAAAtatgtgtacaagacacaacacACCTGGTTAATAAATTTCGAACACGTTTAATGAAAACGGACCAGCAGCTACAAATAGGTAAGGATGATAGTTATTTTATTCCAATTTATTAGTTAAATTCTGCAAACCCCCCCTGAAAGCGTAACGGAATGTGTGGATGACCCCTACGTGCCATACAAGTCTTACACTCATACAGAcgaaattttattttaaaattataaTAGAGGGTAAAAATGCAGTATGGCATACGTGGGATCGTGCATAACTCACAAATGGGACGTTAGATTTGGGTGGTCTTTGATTTGTTCTGTtacttttcacccaaggaaggtttatgagggacTTGGACTTGGAAGACCGAAAACGCAGTATGCAATACTAAGACagctagtatttttttatttgtttttcaacAGGTACCATGCGAATTTCCAATCAACACCTAATGGAACTGATACAGTGTGTCTCGAAAGACCAACATGGCTTGACCATAACCGATTTGAACGAGAACGATAAAATGAAATTTCGGCCAGTGGAGAAAATTACGAAGGATTCTGTCATTGAACTCTTGCGTCAGCACGTTCCTTTATCTGGCGGAACCGTGCAGTTTCTGACAATGATGTCCGAGATAATGTCTTCGTACATGAGTTCGGATATGGCGCCGTTACAAAGAGTATATAATATTTGGTAAGCAAATGGGGTGTATGAATACAACTGAATCAATACACTTTACTCAAATCATAGTGTAGATCCACAGACATTTGCATATAGCCTTTAGATCTAGTAAAGAGTACATATTGATTCAATTGATTcatattgtctttttttttttatctatattcaTCATTCAAAGCGCATAGAGAAACTAAAGAATCTTATTGTGTGACATTATGTCCACAGTATGcatattgatgtttttttttctttttttatgccaTAATGTTGCAGGAAAGTACTGCTTATTGTTCGCGCCTGGCGAAATTGGTGCTATGCCAAACATGGAAATTTGCAGAAATGCATAACCACAAATGCATATTGGGGGCTTGAAATTAATGCTCACGCATTAATTAGCTACATAGATCTCTGTCGAAGAGAGAACATCCAGTTTCTGGTAGACCACCTACACAGTCAAACGTGTGAGGCAGCCTTCAGGGATACACGATCATTGACATCGACCGCATCAACCGTGGTAAATTTCACTATACAAGGATTTGAATCCCGTTTGAACCGAATTCAAATGAAAAGGGACATCATGGCTAGACAGCAGGCCTCACTGAATTTCCCTCGGTCAAAAAGCGAATCAGTTGACGAGTCACCAACCGTTCTACCTAATGAAGACGATATTTCACGCACCGTCGAAGAAGCTATGAGAGCGGCGTCAGAAATACTGATCGGTTTGGGAGTTGAGGAATCGAATCTATCATTCGAGCACACAATTCGTCGAAAATGCCAACTACCAGGTGAAAACTCAACATTCCAGTATGTCGATGTTCCAGACGAGCACGTACATGAGAATCCAGAATCACTATATTCCGACAAATGTCCCTCATTTCAATTTGTTGATGTGCCTGAAATTGCGGAGGATGACGAGGACAATGTCGTTGAAGCGTCCGAGGTGTTTGCAAATGTCGGAAGAGAACTCCATCTGAAGGATGCAGTATCCTACAAAAACACTTTCAAAATTAGGAACCGCAACGGCAGAATTGTAAGTGTGAAAAAGAGAACCTTTTTGTGGATGCTAACGTCAGATTTAGTCAAATGTTCCACTGATCGAGTGCATCGATTCAAAGACGGAGATGTTATTTCCAAATCCGGACAGCCACGATCGCTCAACGGAGTCTGTGAGAACGTGTCATTGGGCGAATTCCTCTTGGTGCGCAGCAATGGCCAGATCAATGTCGTCAAAGTGTACGGGTTCAAATTCCTGAAAGGTAAAAATCAGTCCTGCTCACTCACTACGGTTCCTTTGGTAGCCCCTTCTGGAGTGAACCCCAGAGGAATAGGAATCATAGGTAATTTTTTTGATCTTGTTGAGTATGGTAATGATATTGTGTTGGAGCTCTCAAATGTGGAGCAAGTCGACATTGAGTATTACTTATCCCATTTGAAGAAACCTTCAATAGAATCGATGATTTTATATTACTCGAGCGATACTGCAGAATACATACAAAGTCTAAAATAAGAATTTGGTTTTGCAATAATAAGTAgacgaaaaaaaatgaataaatcaaATAATCATGTATTGCTgcttttgaaattcattttaaTAACTGAAAATACTCGTTTGATACATATTACAGGAATTCTTATATTATACATATGAGGTATGTATTTGCCCAAAAAATCACGCGGATTGATTGTTACGGGAGAATAACATTGCGGTGTTTCCTCAAGCGCGGCGCGTCATTAATACACATCAAGGCCACGTGAAATTAGTCAATCACAGCACCAATGATTGCGCGGCGTTTCGtataaaaaaaattgacaatATTGCGGGTCTAAATACTCTCTatgtaaataaaaatggaatggtgtttgcatGTCACGATTTGGCACCGCGTCAGCGAATTTTTTCTCCAGATCTGCATGTcagaaacatagtaggcaggcagtacgatgtttgccgggacagtttcctttgaggcaataatacaactcacgaacgga contains:
- the LOC115261513 gene encoding uncharacterized protein LOC115261513, yielding MIIIYHLMTFINRLIQGGKELYDFDRANAPAPHPRTVQRYLQQNSELVREGQLLVGELKNFLQRNGYPMAVCWSEDATRISGGVEYNSILDQLTGLVAPMDDNGMPKMDLFNCSSPLKIVNDLKQYPIARYVQLCMVQPLARHASPFCVNFYCTNNKFTTQDVLKRWQFVEQEFTKEGIQIVAKSTDGDSRFIGGMMEQMKLPPETDSESRPDNAYGDWYIATVKDSKICVQDTTHLVNKFRTRLMKTDQQLQIGTMRISNQHLMELIQCVSKDQHGLTITDLNENDKMKFRPVEKITKDSVIELLRQHVPLSGGTVQFLTMMSEIMSSYMSSDMAPLQRVYNIWKVLLIVRAWRNWCYAKHGNLQKCITTNAYWGLEINAHALISYIDLCRRENIQFLVDHLHSQTCEAAFRDTRSLTSTASTVVNFTIQGFESRLNRIQMKRDIMARQQASLNFPRSKSESVDESPTVLPNEDDISRTVEEAMRAASEILIGLGVEESNLSFEHTIRRKCQLPGENSTFQYVDVPDEHVHENPESLYSDKCPSFQFVDVPEIAEDDEDNVVEASEVFANVGRELHLKDAVSYKNTFKIRNRNGRIVSVKKRTFLWMLTSDLVKCSTDRVHRFKDGDVISKSGQPRSLNGVCENVSLGEFLLVRSNGQINVVKVYGFKFLKGKNQSCSLTTVPLVAPSGVNPRGIGIIGNFFDLVEYGNDIVLELSNVEQVDIEYYLSHLKKPSIESMILYYSSDTAEYIQSLK